The Streptomyces sp. TLI_105 DNA segment CCAACAGGCCGTCCCCGAGGGCCGGATGGGCGCCGCGATGTCCACCTTCGCGCTCTCCGGCATCGGCGCGGCACCCCTGTCCCTGGCCGTGTTCAGCCCCGTCTCGCTCTACCTCGGGGTGACCGGGACCTGGCTGCTGTGCGCGGGCCTCGCCCTCCTCTCCCCGGTCGCCGCGGCCGTCGCCCTGCGCGGCGGGGCGGCCACCGCCGCGCCGCGCGCCGACGCCCGTGCCCGTAACGCACCGGAGCCCACCGCCACTTCCGTGTGAGGCAGACATGATCCCGCTGGTTTCCCCGCCACCGCCGGCAGCTCCGCCGGCCGGCCCGCTGATCCCGACCACGCTCCCGCCCCTGACCACGGCCCTGCCACGGCTGCCCGGGCTCCGCCCGGTCCGGCCGCAGCTGTGGCTGGTGGCCACCGAGGCCCACCAGGACACCGTCACCCGGTACGCCCCCCTCGTCCTGGGCGCCGACGAACTGGCCCGCGCCGAGGAGTTCCGCCGCTCCGGCGACCGCGCCACCTACCTGTGCGCGCACGTCGGGCTGCGCCGTCTGCTCGGCGCCCACCTGGGCGTCGCACCCCGCACCGTGTCGGTGGCCCGGGCGCCGTGCCCCTGCTGCGGCGAGCCGCACGGACGCCCCGTACTGACCGGCGGGCGCGCGCACTTCTCGCTCTCCCACTGTGAGGGGCTGAGCCTGATCGCCGTCGCGTCCACGCCCGTCGGCGTGGACATCGAGCGGGTGCCGGCGGCGCACACCGTGGCGGAGGCCTCGGAGGTCCTCCACCCCGCCGAGGCCGCGGAACTCGCCGTCCTCGCGCCCGCCCACCGGCCCGCCGCGTTCGCCCGCGTCTGGACCAGGAAGGAGGCCTACCTGAAGGGGCTCGGGATCGGCCTGGGCGCCGATCCGTCCGCCGAGTACGTGGGCGCGGGACCGGTCCCGTCCGCACCGCCCGGCTGGCTCCTCGCCGACGTCACCGTCCCGGACGGCCACCACGCCGCCGTGGCCCTGCGCCGGTGACCCACGGGCGGTCCCGGCCGGACCGCGCCCTCAGGGCGCGCCGTCGAGCAGGGGAAGCACCTTCCTGCGGTAGAAGTCGAAGAAGCCGCGCTGTTCCGGGCCGATCTGGCCGATGTGCAGCCGGTCGACGCCGGCGTCCACGAAGCGGCGGAGGTGCCGGACGTGCTCCTCGGGGTCGGGGCCGCACGCCACCGCCGCCGCGACCGCCTCCTCGGTCACCAGCGTGGAGGCCTGCTCGAAGTGGGCGGGGGTCGGCAGGATCTGGTTCAGTTCGCCGGGCAGGTGCTCGGTCGGCCAGATCCGGTGGGCCGTCCGCACCGCCTCGGCGCGGGACTCCGCCCAGCACACCTTCGTCGCCGCGTACACCGGCCGGCCCGGATCACGGACCCGGAACCGCGCGATGAGGTCCGCGTCCGGGGCGGTGGTGACGAGACCGTCGGCGATCTGCGAGGCGAGATCGACGGCCCGGGGGCCGAAGGCGGACACGTCGAGGGGCGGCGGGGTGTCGGGCAGGCTGTAGATCCGGGCGTTCTCGACGGTGTAGTACCTGCCCCGGTGGGTGACCGTCTCGCCGGTGAACAGGAGCCGGATGACCTCCACCGCTTCCTCCAGCATCTCCAGCCGCACGCCGGCGGACGGCCAGGGGTCGCCGAGGACGTGCTCGTTGAGCGCCTCCCCGCTGCCGAGGCCGAGGCGGAAGCGTCCCTCCAGCAACAGCTGGGAGGTGGCCGCGGCCTGCGCGACCAGCGCGGGGTGGAGACGTACGGTCGGGCAGGTCACGGCCGTCTCGACGGGGAGCCGCACCGCCTGGGACAGGGCCCCGATCACGGACCACACGAAGGGGCTCTGGCCCTGCGCCTCGTTCCAGGGGTGGAAGTGGTCGGAGATCCACAGCGACCGGAAGCCGGCGTCCTGCGCCATCCGGGCCTGGGCGACGAGATCGGCGGGCCCGAACTCCTCGCAGGAGAGGAAGTACCCGAACTCGGTCATGACGCCTCCGGTGGCTGCACGCGTTCACCGGTCTCCGCTGAGACGGTTCCCTCGATGCGGTTGCCCGGGTACCGCAAGGGAAAACACCGGCCGCCCGCCCCGGCGCGACACCCCCTAGGTCCCCTCCCGGCGGCGGGGCACATGGATGTCGAGGACACAGACGTCGTCCCGGTTCCCCGTGCCCGTCCCGGCGAGCATCCGGGCGACCATGAGGCCACGGCCCCCGCGCACCAGCCGCAGCGCCTCGGCGGCGAGGCGGTCGAGACCCACCGTGATGTCCTCGCCCGGCTCCTCCACGAGACCGTCCGTGTAGAACAGCAGATGGTCCCCGGGCAGCAGGTCGACCACGGCCTCCTCGTACCGGGAGCCGTGCAGGGCGCCGAGCAGCGGACCCTCGGGCTGGGGCAGGAAGCGCGCCTCCCCGTCCCGGATCAGCAGGGGCGGCGGATGCCCCGCCCGGACCCAGGTCAGACGGTGGTCCCAGGGCTGGTAGCGGCCCATGACCATGGTCGCGGTGGCGCCGCGCTCGTCGTCCGCCGTGTGGAGGAGAAGGGCGTTGAGCCTGC contains these protein-coding regions:
- a CDS encoding 4'-phosphopantetheinyl transferase superfamily protein, which translates into the protein MIPLVSPPPPAAPPAGPLIPTTLPPLTTALPRLPGLRPVRPQLWLVATEAHQDTVTRYAPLVLGADELARAEEFRRSGDRATYLCAHVGLRRLLGAHLGVAPRTVSVARAPCPCCGEPHGRPVLTGGRAHFSLSHCEGLSLIAVASTPVGVDIERVPAAHTVAEASEVLHPAEAAELAVLAPAHRPAAFARVWTRKEAYLKGLGIGLGADPSAEYVGAGPVPSAPPGWLLADVTVPDGHHAAVALRR
- a CDS encoding TIGR03557 family F420-dependent LLM class oxidoreductase, with amino-acid sequence MTEFGYFLSCEEFGPADLVAQARMAQDAGFRSLWISDHFHPWNEAQGQSPFVWSVIGALSQAVRLPVETAVTCPTVRLHPALVAQAAATSQLLLEGRFRLGLGSGEALNEHVLGDPWPSAGVRLEMLEEAVEVIRLLFTGETVTHRGRYYTVENARIYSLPDTPPPLDVSAFGPRAVDLASQIADGLVTTAPDADLIARFRVRDPGRPVYAATKVCWAESRAEAVRTAHRIWPTEHLPGELNQILPTPAHFEQASTLVTEEAVAAAVACGPDPEEHVRHLRRFVDAGVDRLHIGQIGPEQRGFFDFYRRKVLPLLDGAP